A region of Blattabacterium cuenoti STAT DNA encodes the following proteins:
- the asnS gene encoding asparagine--tRNA ligase, which yields MIKKYSIKELLNKGKFFINKKVLVEGWIRSFRYSIFIILNDGSTIQNLQIVLSKNKLDKTIMKKITIGSSIRVIGIVKKSVGKKQYIELQSLKINIYELVNSDILQKSILQPKKHSFEKLREQAHLRFRTNIFSCIMRIRHHIAFCIHKYFHEHGFFYLHTPIITTSNCEGSGKMFQITTMDFKKNKLIDYTKDFFKCKTYLSVSGQLEAETASLGLGKVYTFGPVFRAEDSNTSRHLSEFWMIEPEIAFYHLEENINLAENFVKFVIQYTIENSTEDLIFLNQYLEKWNKKKKNYLLEKLELILKFPFKKISYTETIKILDQEEKKKNIKFSHPITWGMDLQSEHEQYLVDKYFKKIPVIIFDYPCNIKAFYMRMNNDGKTVRAMDILFPEIGEIIGGSQREERYDILLQRMKDTNIDINKLWWYLDTRRFGSVPHSGFGLGFDRLVQFITGMNNIRDVIPFPRTPKNADF from the coding sequence ATGATAAAAAAATATTCAATTAAAGAATTACTAAATAAAGGAAAATTTTTTATAAATAAAAAAGTACTAGTTGAAGGATGGATTCGTTCTTTTCGTTACTCTATTTTCATTATTTTAAATGATGGATCTACTATTCAAAATCTCCAAATTGTTTTATCCAAAAATAAATTAGATAAAACAATTATGAAAAAAATAACAATCGGTAGTTCAATTAGAGTTATAGGAATAGTAAAAAAAAGTGTTGGAAAAAAACAATATATTGAACTTCAATCTTTGAAGATAAACATATATGAATTAGTAAATTCAGATATTCTTCAAAAATCTATTTTACAACCCAAAAAACATAGTTTCGAAAAACTTAGAGAACAAGCTCATTTACGTTTTCGTACAAACATTTTTAGTTGTATTATGAGAATTCGTCATCATATTGCTTTTTGTATACATAAATATTTTCATGAACATGGTTTTTTTTATCTCCATACTCCAATTATTACTACTTCAAATTGTGAAGGGAGTGGAAAAATGTTTCAGATTACAACTATGGATTTCAAAAAAAATAAACTAATAGATTACACGAAAGATTTTTTTAAATGTAAAACTTATCTTAGTGTATCCGGACAATTAGAAGCGGAAACCGCTTCTTTAGGATTAGGAAAAGTATATACTTTTGGCCCTGTATTTCGAGCAGAAGATTCTAATACTTCACGACATTTATCTGAATTTTGGATGATTGAACCAGAAATTGCTTTTTATCATCTAGAAGAAAACATAAATCTAGCTGAAAATTTTGTGAAGTTTGTTATTCAATATACAATTGAAAATAGTACGGAAGATTTAATTTTTTTAAATCAATATTTGGAAAAATGGAATAAAAAGAAAAAAAATTACCTTTTAGAAAAATTAGAACTTATTTTAAAATTTCCATTTAAGAAAATTAGTTATACAGAAACTATAAAAATTTTAGATCAAGAAGAAAAGAAAAAAAATATAAAATTTTCACATCCAATTACTTGGGGAATGGATTTACAATCTGAACATGAACAATATTTGGTTGATAAATATTTTAAAAAAATCCCTGTTATTATATTTGATTATCCTTGCAATATTAAGGCTTTTTATATGCGTATGAATAATGATGGAAAAACTGTTAGAGCTATGGATATTTTATTTCCTGAAATAGGAGAAATTATTGGAGGATCTCAAAGAGAAGAACGCTATGATATATTATTACAACGTATGAAAGATACAAATATTGATATCAATAAACTTTGGTGGTATTTAGATACACGTCGTTTTGGTTCTGTTCCTCATAGTGGTTTTGGTTTAGGTTTTGATCGTTTAGTTCAATTTATCACAGGAATGAATAATATTCGTGATGTTATTCCATTTCCAAGAACTCCAAAAAATGCAGATTTTTGA
- the rpoN gene encoding RNA polymerase factor sigma-54, translating into MLKQQLSQKSQHKLSPQQIRLMKLVQLSTLDFEQKVQQELEENPALEEENCSDLEEYSEVLEENKTDITEDKTQSSDIYDIDNEYFSDDEIEDFQINNPKNYSSKKYIPIISEISFQEYLKNQLHTFFLNKKDLLIADFILGNIDDDGYIRRKILSIADDIFLILGKTVSPEKIEKLLVNYIQKLDPIGVGSRNLQECLLIQLNKKKINKEVFLSKKIIRDYFDSFVKKHYKKLQKKLGITKKNLRKVLDQIKKLNPKPGKIYSDNTKNLNHIIPDFDIYVSDEKLELTLNQKNIPEIKISSLYLDMLKSYQSEKNVKKNEETIVFLKKKIDSAKWFVDAIKQRQNTLMLTMNAIMDYQKEYFLTGDPVKIKPMILKNISQKIGVGISTVSRVANSKYVNTPYGTFLIKSFFSEKMINQKGKEISSIEIKKLLKESIDKENKKKPFTDEKLSKILKKKGYLIARRTIAKYRNQMHFPVARMRKNL; encoded by the coding sequence ATGTTAAAACAACAGTTATCGCAAAAAAGTCAACATAAACTTTCTCCACAACAAATTAGGCTAATGAAATTAGTTCAACTATCTACTTTAGATTTTGAACAAAAAGTTCAACAAGAATTAGAAGAAAATCCAGCTTTAGAAGAAGAAAATTGTTCAGATTTAGAAGAATATTCAGAGGTATTAGAAGAAAATAAAACAGATATCACAGAAGATAAAACTCAATCTTCAGATATCTATGATATAGATAATGAATATTTTAGTGATGATGAAATTGAAGATTTCCAAATCAATAACCCAAAGAATTATAGTTCAAAAAAATACATTCCTATTATATCAGAAATTTCTTTTCAAGAATATTTAAAAAATCAATTACATACATTTTTTTTAAATAAAAAAGATTTATTAATTGCTGATTTTATATTAGGAAATATAGATGATGATGGTTATATTAGAAGAAAAATTCTATCTATAGCGGATGATATCTTTTTAATTCTTGGAAAAACCGTATCTCCAGAAAAAATAGAAAAGTTACTTGTGAATTACATTCAAAAACTGGATCCCATAGGTGTAGGATCCAGAAATTTACAAGAATGTTTATTAATTCAATTAAATAAAAAAAAAATTAATAAAGAGGTTTTTTTATCAAAAAAAATTATACGAGATTATTTTGATTCTTTTGTAAAGAAACATTATAAAAAATTGCAAAAGAAATTGGGCATAACAAAAAAAAATTTACGAAAAGTTCTTGATCAAATAAAAAAATTAAATCCTAAACCAGGAAAAATTTATTCTGATAACACTAAAAATTTGAATCATATTATTCCAGATTTTGATATTTATGTTTCAGATGAAAAATTAGAACTTACTTTAAATCAAAAAAATATACCAGAAATAAAAATCTCTTCTTTATATTTAGATATGTTAAAATCTTATCAATCAGAAAAAAATGTAAAAAAAAATGAAGAAACTATAGTATTTTTAAAAAAAAAAATAGACTCAGCAAAATGGTTTGTAGACGCAATCAAACAACGTCAAAATACATTAATGTTAACAATGAATGCTATTATGGATTATCAAAAAGAATATTTTTTAACTGGAGATCCAGTTAAAATAAAACCTATGATTTTAAAAAATATTTCCCAAAAAATCGGCGTAGGAATTTCTACTGTTTCCCGTGTAGCTAATAGTAAATATGTTAATACACCATATGGAACTTTTTTAATTAAAAGTTTCTTTTCTGAAAAAATGATCAATCAAAAAGGAAAAGAAATTTCCTCTATTGAAATTAAAAAACTTTTAAAAGAATCAATAGATAAAGAAAATAAAAAAAAACCTTTTACTGACGAAAAATTATCCAAAATACTTAAAAAAAAAGGCTATCTTATAGCCAGAAGAACTATTGCAAAGTATAGAAATCAAATGCATTTTCCTGTTGCAAGAATGCGAAAAAATTTATAA
- a CDS encoding aldehyde dehydrogenase family protein has protein sequence MFQTINPVDNKVLNTYHYLSSKNINIKLYEAQNAYQKWKNYSFNSKVQCLRRLYSCIQKNKNLIAYSITQEMGKPITQSYAEVNKSINLCEYYCDLKKSIFFEKIFTEYKDSYVIFESIGSILGIMPWNYPIWQTIRSTIPNLLLGNVILIKPSINTTECSLILEKIFLESDFPKGIFQILLIDINQIESVIAHPIIQGVTFTGSTLTGGIIGSLSGKYIKKSILELGGNDAFVVLKDVKNIKKIAKIATKSRLNNTGQTCISAKRFVVDKSIIDDFIEAVIQEMKTYNKGNLYDESTKIGYISRSDLSEKLYQQYKTIIINGGKICLEIIKDGNFFYPSLLKVENNNCIVKEEEIFGPIGIIFPFSQEKEIPDIVNNTPYGLGTSIWTKDLEKAEKISRKINTGMIFINEVVKSDPRFPFGGVKKSGYGRELSDLTIKEFSNWKTVIIKEL, from the coding sequence ATGTTTCAAACTATTAATCCTGTAGATAATAAAGTATTAAATACTTATCATTATTTATCTAGTAAAAATATTAATATTAAACTATATGAAGCTCAAAATGCATATCAAAAATGGAAAAATTATTCTTTTAATTCTAAGGTGCAATGTTTAAGAAGATTGTATTCTTGTATACAAAAAAATAAAAATCTTATAGCTTATTCCATTACTCAAGAAATGGGAAAACCTATTACTCAATCTTATGCCGAAGTAAATAAAAGTATTAATTTATGTGAATATTATTGTGACTTAAAAAAGTCTATTTTTTTTGAAAAAATTTTTACTGAATATAAAGATTCTTATGTAATATTTGAATCTATAGGTTCTATATTAGGAATTATGCCTTGGAATTATCCTATATGGCAAACAATTAGGTCTACTATTCCTAATTTATTATTAGGAAATGTAATTCTTATCAAACCATCCATTAATACAACAGAATGTTCTCTTATTTTAGAAAAAATATTTTTGGAATCCGATTTTCCTAAAGGAATTTTTCAAATTTTATTAATAGATATAAATCAGATAGAATCTGTGATAGCTCATCCTATAATACAAGGAGTCACTTTTACAGGAAGTACTTTAACGGGAGGTATTATAGGATCATTATCGGGGAAATATATTAAAAAATCTATTTTAGAATTAGGAGGAAATGACGCTTTTGTAGTTTTAAAAGATGTAAAAAATATAAAAAAAATAGCAAAAATAGCTACAAAATCTAGATTAAATAACACAGGCCAAACATGTATTTCTGCAAAAAGATTTGTTGTAGATAAAAGTATCATAGATGATTTTATAGAAGCCGTTATACAAGAAATGAAAACATATAATAAAGGAAACTTGTACGATGAATCAACTAAAATAGGCTATATTTCTCGCTCTGATTTATCTGAAAAACTGTATCAACAATATAAAACTATAATCATAAATGGAGGAAAAATATGTTTAGAAATTATTAAAGATGGTAATTTTTTTTATCCTTCTTTGTTAAAAGTAGAAAATAATAACTGTATAGTAAAGGAAGAAGAAATATTTGGACCAATAGGAATTATTTTTCCTTTTTCTCAAGAGAAAGAAATCCCTGATATTGTTAATAATACACCATATGGACTTGGAACTTCTATTTGGACGAAAGATTTAGAAAAAGCAGAAAAAATATCAAGAAAAATAAATACGGGAATGATATTTATTAATGAAGTTGTGAAATCAGATCCACGTTTTCCTTTTGGAGGAGTGAAAAAATCAGGATATGGTAGAGAATTATCAGATTTGACTATAAAAGAATTTTCTAATTGGAAAACTGTAATAATAAAAGAATTATAA
- a CDS encoding SufE family protein, with protein sequence MTLRKKEEIIKKEFQILKNWEEKYEYLIDLGEKLSNKSSKFRSEDKLIHGCQSKVWLEAKLNGPRIFFEADSDALLPRGMAALMIQVYSGLFPFEIIYSNASFIYEIGFQTFLSPIRANGIFLFFKKIKFYAAALNSKITVSLGRI encoded by the coding sequence ATGACTTTGCGTAAAAAAGAAGAAATCATAAAAAAGGAATTTCAAATTCTTAAAAATTGGGAAGAAAAATATGAATATTTGATTGATTTGGGGGAAAAATTATCGAACAAATCATCCAAATTTAGGTCTGAAGATAAATTAATTCATGGTTGTCAATCTAAAGTTTGGTTAGAGGCTAAATTGAATGGTCCACGTATTTTTTTTGAAGCGGATAGTGATGCTTTATTACCTAGAGGAATGGCTGCTCTTATGATTCAAGTATATTCAGGTCTATTTCCTTTTGAAATTATTTATTCTAACGCTAGTTTTATTTATGAAATAGGATTTCAAACTTTTTTATCTCCTATCAGAGCTAATGGTATATTTTTATTTTTCAAAAAAATAAAATTTTATGCCGCAGCTTTAAATTCAAAAATTACTGTTAGTTTAGGGAGAATTTAA
- the metE gene encoding 5-methyltetrahydropteroyltriglutamate--homocysteine S-methyltransferase produces MLKHNLGYPRIGIQRELKKACEAYWSNKIDSNVLFEIGKKIKKENWKNQEKAELDLIPCNDFSFYDHVLDMSLLLGVISESYLSIPMDHNIDLYFSMARGFQKNGWDIKAMEMTKWFNTNYHYIVPEFHKNQKFSIFSNKIFDELEESKKILKSVKKIKPVLIGPISYLFLGKEKEKSFHRMDLIENLVPIYIKIIQKLKDKGVSWIQLDEPILVLDMSEKEKKVFKYAYGEISKFCSGINILLASYFDDMSENISLFQDISVQALHIDLVENSSQLEKLISFFSKKSKMILSLGLINGRNIWKNNYANSIQKIEKAIKFIGEDRIMIAPNCSLLHVPLDIETEKNIHLDIKNRMSFAKQKIYELNDLEKIIKGNKKVLIKNSSLFLSEKSSYIFYDKKIKERATKITEKDIQRDNHFHIRQKKQREKFHFPLFPTTTIGSFPQTREIRSLRNKFRKKELSQEKYDEKIKNFIIDVVKKQEEIDLDILVHGEFERTDMVEYFSDKLKGILSTENGWVQSYGSRCVKPPIIYGDISRIGDMTVEWICFAQSHTKKLMKGMLTGPVTILQWSFVRDDQPIFHTAYQIAWAIREEVLSLERSGIHIIQIDEPALREGLPLKKKYWKFYFNWAIKAFRISSSGVKDETQIHTHMCYSEFNDIFEHIADMDADVITMESSRSKMELLDAFSVFSYPNEIGPGVYDIHSPRIPTVEEIFELIKKASKKISVENIWVNPDCGLKTRKWKEVLISLHNMTKAAKMARNKLINLS; encoded by the coding sequence ATGTTGAAACATAATTTGGGTTATCCTCGTATAGGAATACAAAGAGAGTTAAAAAAAGCTTGTGAAGCTTATTGGTCAAATAAAATTGATTCTAATGTTTTATTTGAAATAGGAAAAAAGATAAAAAAAGAAAATTGGAAAAATCAAGAAAAAGCTGAGTTAGATTTAATTCCATGTAATGATTTTAGTTTTTATGATCATGTTCTAGATATGTCCTTATTATTGGGAGTGATTTCAGAATCTTATCTTTCTATTCCAATGGATCATAATATTGATCTATATTTTTCTATGGCTAGAGGTTTTCAAAAAAACGGGTGGGATATTAAAGCGATGGAAATGACCAAATGGTTTAATACTAACTATCATTATATTGTTCCAGAATTTCATAAAAATCAAAAATTTTCTATTTTTTCGAATAAAATTTTTGATGAATTAGAAGAATCTAAAAAGATATTAAAGTCAGTAAAAAAAATTAAACCTGTACTGATTGGACCTATATCCTATTTATTTTTAGGAAAAGAAAAAGAAAAATCCTTTCATAGAATGGATTTAATAGAAAATCTTGTTCCTATTTATATAAAGATTATTCAAAAACTAAAAGATAAAGGAGTCAGTTGGATTCAATTAGATGAACCTATTTTAGTTTTAGATATGTCTGAAAAAGAAAAAAAAGTTTTTAAATATGCCTATGGAGAAATATCTAAATTTTGTTCTGGAATCAATATACTATTAGCTTCTTATTTTGATGATATGTCAGAAAATATATCTCTTTTTCAAGATATATCTGTTCAAGCTTTACATATAGATTTAGTAGAAAATTCAAGTCAATTGGAAAAACTAATTTCTTTTTTTTCAAAAAAGTCAAAAATGATTTTGTCTTTAGGACTTATTAATGGAAGAAATATATGGAAAAATAATTACGCTAATTCTATCCAAAAAATAGAAAAAGCGATAAAATTTATAGGAGAAGATAGAATTATGATTGCTCCTAATTGTTCTCTTTTACATGTTCCTCTAGATATAGAAACCGAAAAGAACATTCACTTAGATATAAAAAATAGAATGTCTTTTGCTAAACAGAAGATTTACGAATTAAATGATTTAGAAAAAATTATAAAAGGAAATAAGAAAGTTTTAATCAAAAACTCTTCTTTATTTTTATCAGAAAAATCATCCTATATTTTTTATGATAAAAAAATAAAAGAAAGGGCAACAAAAATAACAGAAAAAGATATACAAAGAGATAATCATTTTCATATTAGACAAAAAAAACAGAGAGAAAAATTTCATTTTCCTTTATTTCCTACTACTACTATAGGATCTTTTCCTCAGACAAGAGAAATACGTAGTTTACGAAATAAATTTCGAAAAAAAGAGTTGAGTCAGGAAAAATATGATGAAAAAATTAAAAATTTTATTATAGATGTAGTTAAAAAACAAGAAGAAATAGATTTAGATATACTAGTTCATGGAGAATTTGAAAGGACTGATATGGTAGAATATTTTTCCGATAAATTAAAAGGAATTCTTTCTACTGAGAATGGATGGGTTCAAAGTTATGGAAGTCGTTGTGTTAAACCTCCTATTATTTATGGAGATATTAGTCGTATTGGAGATATGACCGTTGAATGGATATGTTTTGCCCAATCTCACACAAAAAAATTAATGAAAGGAATGTTGACTGGTCCCGTAACAATTTTACAATGGTCTTTTGTAAGAGATGATCAACCTATTTTTCATACTGCTTATCAAATAGCTTGGGCTATTCGAGAAGAGGTTTTATCTTTAGAAAGATCTGGAATTCATATTATTCAAATTGATGAACCTGCTCTTAGAGAAGGTTTACCTTTGAAAAAAAAATATTGGAAGTTTTATTTTAATTGGGCTATTAAAGCTTTTCGTATTTCTTCAAGTGGAGTAAAAGATGAAACCCAAATTCATACACATATGTGTTATAGTGAATTTAACGATATATTTGAACATATAGCAGATATGGATGCAGATGTTATTACTATGGAATCTTCTAGATCTAAAATGGAATTATTAGATGCCTTTTCCGTTTTTTCTTATCCTAATGAAATAGGTCCAGGAGTATATGATATTCATTCTCCAAGAATTCCAACAGTAGAAGAAATATTTGAATTAATAAAAAAAGCTTCAAAAAAAATATCTGTAGAAAATATTTGGGTCAATCCAGATTGTGGATTAAAAACTAGGAAATGGAAGGAAGTATTGATATCACTTCATAATATGACAAAAGCAGCAAAAATGGCTAGAAATAAATTAATCAACTTATCTTAA
- a CDS encoding putative sugar nucleotidyl transferase has protein sequence MNFILYDGTEWKSLFPITLTRPVSEIRLGLFTIKERWEKYIGKNAYDIITQPFLSKKYSKKEDSFFEDVLLINSSFLPNEELIQILFSLKENETIFFKEKMIAIKKNFLGKKDFFSFSKKCKKTYSIKEVIHIQYPWDIFSNNETVLKKDFLFFTKGKKSCSLLGDNHVLCFKEQIFLEEDIKANNIVLNAKFGPIYIEKGVEIMEGSVIRGPVSIGKNTILNIGSKIYGGTSIATFCKVGGEIFNSVIFSYSNKVHDGFLGNSILGEWCNLGAGTNISNLRNDYKKVTVWNYEKKDFFPTDLQFFGTIMGDHSKSAINTQFNTATIVGVGDSIFGYGFPSRYIPSFYLGGIQRKKRISFHQVCETAEIMMNRRNIRFSILDKKILEYLYQLLDI, from the coding sequence ATGAATTTTATATTATATGATGGCACAGAATGGAAAAGCCTATTTCCTATTACATTAACTAGACCTGTATCAGAAATTCGATTGGGGTTATTTACGATAAAAGAAAGATGGGAAAAGTATATTGGAAAAAATGCATATGATATTATTACACAACCATTTCTTTCAAAGAAATATTCAAAAAAAGAAGATTCTTTTTTTGAAGATGTATTGTTAATTAATTCTTCATTTCTTCCTAATGAAGAATTAATTCAAATTCTTTTTTCTTTAAAAGAAAATGAAACTATTTTTTTTAAGGAAAAAATGATTGCTATCAAAAAAAATTTTTTGGGAAAAAAAGATTTTTTTTCTTTTTCCAAAAAATGTAAAAAAACATATTCTATAAAAGAAGTTATTCATATTCAATATCCATGGGATATATTTTCGAATAATGAAACTGTATTGAAAAAAGATTTTTTGTTTTTTACAAAAGGAAAAAAATCTTGTTCTTTATTGGGGGATAATCATGTTCTTTGTTTTAAAGAACAAATTTTTTTAGAAGAAGATATAAAAGCAAATAATATTGTATTAAATGCAAAATTTGGACCTATATATATTGAAAAAGGAGTTGAAATTATGGAAGGATCTGTTATCAGAGGTCCAGTATCAATTGGAAAAAATACTATATTGAATATAGGATCAAAAATATATGGAGGAACAAGCATTGCTACTTTTTGTAAAGTAGGAGGAGAAATTTTTAATTCTGTTATTTTTTCTTATTCTAACAAAGTTCATGATGGATTTTTAGGAAATTCTATTTTGGGAGAGTGGTGTAATTTAGGAGCCGGAACTAATATTTCTAATTTAAGAAATGATTATAAAAAAGTTACAGTTTGGAATTATGAAAAAAAAGATTTTTTTCCTACTGATTTGCAATTTTTTGGTACAATAATGGGAGATCATTCAAAATCAGCAATCAATACTCAATTTAATACAGCTACGATCGTAGGCGTTGGTGATAGTATCTTTGGATATGGGTTTCCTTCTAGATATATACCTTCTTTTTATTTAGGAGGAATTCAAAGAAAAAAAAGAATTTCTTTTCATCAAGTTTGTGAAACTGCTGAAATTATGATGAATAGAAGAAATATAAGATTCTCTATTTTAGATAAAAAAATTTTGGAATATTTGTATCAATTATTGGATATTTAA
- a CDS encoding type B 50S ribosomal protein L31 — protein MKKKIHPKNYRPVVFKDINNEKMIICKSTVITKDFIHINGNEYPLYKMEISSYSHPFFTGEKRFLGKTGPAEKFKKKYEKYKKF, from the coding sequence ATGAAAAAAAAAATACATCCAAAAAATTATAGACCTGTTGTTTTTAAAGATATTAATAATGAAAAAATGATTATTTGTAAATCTACAGTTATAACAAAGGATTTTATCCATATAAATGGAAATGAATATCCATTATATAAAATGGAAATATCTAGTTATTCACATCCGTTTTTTACTGGAGAAAAAAGATTTTTAGGAAAAACAGGTCCCGCAGAAAAATTTAAGAAAAAATATGAAAAATATAAAAAATTCTAG
- a CDS encoding 3-oxoacyl-ACP synthase III family protein: protein MIRSIITGTGHYLPKKIIKRNHFLKHKFYDSKGFKIKKSNKEIIHKFQKITEIEERRYVDEGLFNSDIAAIAAKKALKNSKICKEKIDYIISAHNYGDIHPISYQSDLVPSISAKIKNKLKIKNKKCRPYDMIFGCTGWIEGMILADQLLRSRYAKNILITSSETLSQVIDPHDRNAMIFSDGAGAAVLSAIEYLENEKYGIIHYDTQCDNNEKLYYLINGPSLNPNYKKSLVNIRMNGRRIYEYALTEVPNMIKSILDYANLHLQDVHKILIHQANAKMDYAILERLLKLYNYTSLEKDFLSQIMPMTIHKFGNSSVATVPTLLDLILKGKMPSHEIKPGNTILMASLGAGMNINGMLYRFPKK from the coding sequence ATGATTCGATCAATCATTACAGGAACGGGACATTATTTACCGAAAAAGATTATAAAAAGAAATCATTTTCTGAAACATAAATTTTATGATAGTAAAGGTTTCAAAATTAAAAAATCTAATAAAGAAATCATTCATAAATTTCAAAAAATTACAGAAATAGAGGAAAGAAGATATGTAGATGAAGGATTATTTAATTCTGATATTGCGGCAATTGCAGCAAAAAAAGCTCTGAAAAATTCTAAAATTTGTAAAGAAAAAATAGATTATATCATATCGGCTCATAATTATGGAGATATTCATCCTATTTCTTATCAATCTGATCTTGTTCCCTCTATTTCTGCAAAAATTAAAAATAAACTTAAAATAAAAAATAAAAAATGTAGACCATATGATATGATTTTTGGTTGTACAGGTTGGATAGAAGGAATGATTCTAGCGGATCAACTTTTAAGATCTAGATATGCTAAAAATATATTGATTACTAGTTCTGAAACCTTATCTCAAGTTATAGATCCACATGATAGAAATGCAATGATTTTTTCCGATGGTGCAGGAGCGGCTGTATTATCTGCTATAGAATATTTAGAAAACGAAAAATATGGAATTATTCATTACGATACTCAATGTGATAATAATGAAAAATTATATTATTTAATTAATGGACCTTCTTTAAATCCCAATTATAAAAAATCTTTAGTTAATATTAGAATGAATGGAAGAAGAATTTATGAATATGCATTAACAGAAGTTCCAAATATGATAAAAAGTATACTTGATTATGCTAATTTACATCTTCAAGATGTTCATAAAATTCTTATTCATCAAGCTAATGCTAAAATGGATTATGCAATTTTAGAAAGATTATTGAAATTATATAATTATACATCTTTAGAAAAGGATTTTTTATCTCAAATTATGCCTATGACAATCCATAAATTTGGAAATTCTTCTGTAGCTACTGTTCCTACTTTATTAGATTTGATTCTTAAAGGAAAAATGCCTTCTCATGAAATAAAACCTGGAAATACAATTCTTATGGCTTCCTTGGGTGCTGGAATGAATATCAATGGTATGCTTTATCGTTTTCCAAAAAAATAA
- the ubiE gene encoding bifunctional demethylmenaquinone methyltransferase/2-methoxy-6-polyprenyl-1,4-benzoquinol methylase UbiE → MNKYHPSSKEEKLKKMFDHIAKKYDLINHILSFGIDFLWRRKAIHLLYKFSEKKILRILDLATGTGDLAILLANKFKHAYITGLDPSDKMLKIAKQKIKKNLLEKRIQIIQGYSQYIPFQNETFDIVTIAFGIRNFQYIHFSMKEIYRILKPSGILVILEFSKPSNYWIRKIYYFYSHFIIKKIGSLISKNHFAYNYLKKSIFSFPYCNKKMSNLLKFHKFNPLHIQKLTFGIVSLYLVKK, encoded by the coding sequence ATGAATAAATACCATCCTTCTTCAAAAGAAGAAAAACTGAAAAAAATGTTTGATCATATTGCTAAAAAATATGATTTAATCAATCATATATTATCTTTTGGAATAGATTTTCTTTGGAGAAGAAAAGCGATTCATTTATTGTACAAATTTAGCGAAAAAAAAATTCTAAGAATATTAGATTTAGCTACTGGTACTGGAGATTTAGCTATTTTATTAGCTAATAAATTTAAACACGCTTATATTACAGGATTAGATCCATCTGATAAAATGTTGAAAATAGCCAAACAAAAAATAAAAAAAAATCTTCTTGAAAAAAGAATTCAAATTATTCAAGGATATTCGCAATATATTCCATTTCAAAATGAAACTTTTGATATAGTAACTATTGCTTTCGGAATAAGAAATTTTCAATACATTCATTTTTCTATGAAAGAAATTTATAGAATTTTAAAACCTTCAGGAATTTTAGTAATTTTAGAATTTTCTAAACCTTCCAATTATTGGATAAGAAAAATTTATTATTTTTATTCTCATTTTATTATAAAAAAAATAGGAAGTTTGATTTCAAAAAATCATTTTGCTTATAATTATTTAAAAAAATCTATATTTTCTTTCCCCTATTGCAACAAAAAAATGAGTAATCTTTTAAAATTTCATAAATTTAATCCTCTTCATATTCAAAAATTAACTTTTGGAATTGTGTCTCTTTATTTAGTCAAAAAATAA